In Trichocoleus desertorum NBK24, the following are encoded in one genomic region:
- a CDS encoding response regulator transcription factor encodes MSTVLVVEDSVTQREMITDLLKGSGLTVTVASDGVEALERIQSHCPDLVVLDIVMPRMNGYEVCRRLKADPKTQNVPVVMCSSKGEEFDRYWGMKQGADAYIAKPFQPTELVGTVKQLLRG; translated from the coding sequence ATGAGTACAGTTCTAGTTGTGGAAGATAGTGTCACGCAACGGGAGATGATCACAGACCTTCTCAAAGGGAGTGGCCTAACTGTTACTGTAGCTAGCGATGGGGTTGAGGCATTAGAGCGCATCCAATCACACTGTCCTGATTTGGTGGTCTTGGATATTGTGATGCCGCGCATGAACGGGTATGAGGTTTGCCGTCGCTTGAAAGCAGATCCTAAGACCCAAAATGTCCCAGTCGTCATGTGCTCCTCTAAAGGTGAGGAGTTTGACCGCTACTGGGGCATGAAACAAGGTGCGGATGCTTATATTGCCAAGCCTTTTCAACCCACAGAGTTAGTAGGAACAGTCAAACAGCTGCTACGAGGATAG
- a CDS encoding chemotaxis protein CheW, translated as MVGNPDFLTGRGQDQAPEFQELESPEGELHLRFYVSSGNEFALPATGIREVISPSPDRITPIPNVSPLLLGTLNVRGRVIWVADLGQFLGDANPLNTDRPEIPVIAVEDQDTMLGLAVDRIVGMDWLDIDEVQMPANVPDSMAPFLRGEWMTDSQDDKLLRLLDQIAILRSARWAA; from the coding sequence ATGGTTGGGAATCCAGATTTTTTAACAGGTAGAGGTCAAGACCAAGCTCCGGAATTTCAGGAACTAGAAAGTCCTGAAGGTGAGTTGCACTTAAGATTCTACGTATCTTCTGGCAATGAGTTTGCTTTACCTGCAACAGGAATTCGGGAAGTGATTTCGCCTTCACCGGATCGGATTACCCCCATTCCCAACGTTTCCCCCTTACTTTTGGGTACGCTGAATGTACGTGGGCGTGTCATTTGGGTGGCTGATTTAGGCCAGTTTCTGGGCGATGCTAATCCGCTCAATACGGATAGACCAGAGATTCCTGTCATTGCAGTAGAAGATCAAGACACCATGTTAGGGTTAGCGGTTGATCGAATTGTGGGGATGGATTGGCTAGACATTGATGAGGTGCAAATGCCAGCAAACGTTCCGGATAGCATGGCTCCATTTCTACGGGGCGAATGGATGACGGACAGTCAAGATGACAAGCTGCTCCGACTACTCGATCAAATCGCAATTCTTCGATCAGCGCGGTGGGCAGCATGA
- a CDS encoding methyl-accepting chemotaxis protein, with amino-acid sequence MASSTEYAQEYQQAQKAYYQGSYDEAAAIVDRLAEGFPDDPSVHLLRGHIYCYGLQQYDVAREQYQRVLGLTSDPEFLDYAHSGLAYTNQFDADEGVASAANLDDGSANFQELENSSNSSDYGAAESWQSYEEPAFDFNNAELESFDDFDSGLGLAETPMTFDESFDEPVDMPGTETPFGDPFASGTSYSNAAPLENTADPFVFDEYLDIQDSGLQQPSASASSDFSPFGTDSDLGQGEFDASLDQFDDVFQPLDFPEDDASADASLYAVSDQDRPYSDPSLSPGFSLGGDASSSSPFSTNSPLREDETLFMADEEADDFNADSFGYTDPDSADYGASNYEQDEQTFVSSSSWNGFDAQDNLNVSTFDDGFSGTEPATESPSSSEGIGRQSSIDFLDEFDEFDDLGNLPDFDISESSAGFTSPSVGSAAFGGLGGTSGLNSRRGQENASPEAAAGLGFTSSMGDVDFSDSGDRSIIRDDEVFGIGGNSEQVPIFTQNDSLSVEPTVTAEQGMLSFLDNASLKTKHLITAGAVGVISALAVAAVSWATARGAVEERRPEVVASLRQTGLIMALVAGVSSGGVAYFMGRNTAKQIQRATDNLQAQFQSVSQGNLDARASVYSEDEFGQLAAGFNQMARVILTTTSEAQRKAEEQEQAKEDLQRQVIRLLDDVEGAARGDLTVQAEVTADVLGAVADSFNLTIQNLREIVQQVKLAARQVNKGASDSEMFARGLSSDALRQAEELAVTLNSVQVMTDSIQRVAESARQAEEVARSASATALKGGEAVESTVSGILKIRETVAETTRKVKRLAESSQEISKIVALISQIASRTNLLALNASIEAARAGEAGRGFAIVADEVRQLADRAAKASKEIEQIVLQIQSETGSVMTAMEEGTQQVIEGTRLAEQAKRSLEDIIQVSNRIDALVRSITADTVEQTETSRAVAQVMQSVELTAQETSQEAQRVSGSLQNLVGVARDLLTSVERFRVETGEKH; translated from the coding sequence ATGGCATCCAGCACTGAGTACGCGCAAGAATATCAACAAGCGCAGAAGGCATATTATCAGGGAAGCTATGATGAGGCAGCTGCGATCGTCGATCGCCTTGCCGAAGGCTTTCCTGATGATCCCAGTGTCCATCTCTTAAGAGGTCATATCTACTGCTATGGCTTGCAGCAGTACGATGTTGCGCGCGAGCAGTACCAACGAGTGCTGGGCTTAACCTCTGATCCAGAATTTCTCGATTACGCACATAGCGGATTAGCCTACACAAATCAGTTTGATGCTGATGAGGGAGTTGCTTCAGCCGCCAATTTGGATGATGGGTCTGCTAATTTTCAAGAGCTGGAGAATTCTTCAAATAGCTCTGACTATGGGGCCGCAGAAAGTTGGCAGTCCTATGAAGAACCCGCTTTTGACTTTAACAACGCTGAGTTAGAAAGCTTCGATGATTTTGACTCTGGCTTGGGTTTGGCAGAAACGCCAATGACTTTTGATGAGTCGTTTGATGAACCTGTTGATATGCCTGGGACGGAAACACCCTTTGGTGATCCCTTCGCTAGTGGCACTTCCTACTCCAATGCTGCACCTCTAGAAAATACTGCCGATCCGTTTGTCTTTGATGAATATCTTGATATTCAAGATTCAGGACTTCAGCAACCATCCGCATCAGCCAGCTCTGACTTTTCACCCTTTGGAACTGACTCCGATCTGGGTCAAGGCGAATTTGATGCCTCTCTAGACCAGTTTGACGATGTCTTTCAGCCTCTAGACTTTCCGGAAGACGATGCGAGTGCGGATGCTTCGTTGTATGCGGTGAGCGATCAAGATAGGCCGTATAGCGATCCGTCACTTTCCCCAGGCTTTTCTTTGGGTGGTGACGCTTCTTCAAGTAGCCCCTTTAGTACGAATTCTCCCTTAAGAGAAGACGAAACGCTCTTCATGGCTGATGAAGAGGCGGACGATTTTAACGCTGACAGTTTTGGCTATACGGACCCAGATTCGGCAGACTACGGTGCCAGTAACTACGAGCAAGATGAGCAAACCTTTGTCTCGTCTTCTAGTTGGAATGGGTTTGACGCTCAGGACAACTTGAACGTCAGTACCTTTGATGATGGTTTTTCGGGCACAGAGCCTGCGACCGAAAGCCCCTCTTCTAGCGAAGGCATTGGCCGCCAGAGCAGCATTGACTTCCTTGATGAGTTCGATGAGTTTGATGACCTAGGCAATCTCCCCGATTTCGATATCTCTGAAAGCTCTGCTGGCTTTACGAGTCCTTCTGTCGGTTCAGCCGCATTTGGTGGTTTGGGTGGGACTTCGGGGTTAAACAGCCGCCGGGGTCAAGAGAATGCTTCGCCAGAAGCTGCTGCGGGGTTGGGCTTTACTTCCAGTATGGGAGATGTCGATTTCAGCGATAGTGGCGATCGCTCCATTATTCGTGATGACGAAGTATTCGGAATTGGTGGCAACTCTGAACAAGTTCCCATCTTTACTCAAAATGACAGCCTGAGTGTTGAGCCGACTGTCACGGCTGAGCAGGGGATGTTGTCGTTCCTAGACAATGCCTCCCTGAAAACCAAGCACTTGATTACGGCAGGTGCGGTAGGAGTGATCTCCGCTTTAGCCGTTGCGGCTGTTAGTTGGGCCACCGCTCGCGGTGCCGTAGAGGAAAGGCGGCCCGAAGTTGTTGCTAGCTTGAGACAAACTGGGCTGATTATGGCCCTTGTCGCGGGTGTCAGTAGCGGCGGCGTGGCTTACTTTATGGGTCGTAACACAGCCAAACAAATTCAGCGAGCGACTGATAACTTGCAAGCTCAATTTCAGTCTGTGTCGCAAGGAAATCTGGACGCTAGAGCTTCTGTTTACTCAGAAGATGAGTTTGGCCAGTTAGCTGCTGGTTTTAACCAAATGGCGCGAGTCATCCTCACAACAACCAGTGAGGCGCAGCGCAAAGCGGAAGAACAAGAGCAAGCCAAAGAAGACCTACAACGTCAAGTGATTCGCCTCTTAGACGACGTAGAAGGCGCAGCTAGAGGCGACCTTACAGTTCAGGCTGAAGTCACCGCTGACGTATTAGGAGCGGTTGCAGATTCGTTTAACTTAACGATTCAAAACCTGCGCGAAATTGTGCAACAGGTGAAGTTGGCAGCCCGACAGGTGAACAAAGGTGCTTCTGATAGTGAAATGTTCGCTCGCGGCTTATCATCTGACGCTTTACGGCAAGCGGAAGAGCTAGCTGTGACGCTCAATTCTGTTCAGGTCATGACTGATTCGATTCAGCGGGTAGCTGAGAGTGCTCGTCAAGCTGAAGAAGTGGCTCGATCGGCATCGGCAACGGCCCTCAAAGGGGGTGAGGCAGTAGAAAGCACGGTTTCTGGTATTCTCAAAATCCGCGAAACGGTGGCAGAAACGACTCGAAAGGTAAAGCGGCTGGCCGAATCGTCACAAGAAATTTCAAAAATTGTGGCGTTGATTTCTCAGATTGCTTCTCGTACCAACCTGCTAGCACTTAACGCTAGTATTGAGGCAGCGAGAGCGGGTGAGGCTGGACGTGGGTTCGCGATCGTTGCTGATGAAGTCCGACAGTTAGCCGACCGGGCAGCAAAAGCTTCTAAGGAAATTGAGCAGATCGTGCTCCAAATCCAGAGCGAAACAGGCTCCGTGATGACGGCTATGGAAGAAGGGACTCAGCAGGTGATTGAGGGGACTCGCTTAGCAGAACAAGCGAAGCGATCGCTGGAAGACATTATTCAAGTGTCTAACCGCATTGATGCCTTGGTTCGTTCCATTACTGCCGATACAGTAGAGCAGACCGAAACCTCAAGAGCTGTAGCTCAGGTCATGCAATCGGTCGAACTGACAGCTCAAGAAACTTCTCAAGAAGCCCAACGAGTTTCGGGATCTCTACAAAACCTAGTAGGCGTAGCCCGTGACCTCTTGACTTCTGTAGAACGATTCCGCGTAGAAACAGGGGAGAAGCATTAA